One segment of Desulforegula conservatrix Mb1Pa DNA contains the following:
- a CDS encoding Rpn family recombination-promoting nuclease/putative transposase — protein sequence MENKNNRVQNPHDKFFKETWTNPEVARNFMGHYLPSEIVSAMNLDSLEICKDSFVTEELGEFFSDILYKIGIGDESGYVYFLFEHKSYPDAGIHFQLLQYIVEIWRQHRKENKSGKLPPIIPLVLYHSEKRWEVDTKFSSAVILPNENFLQFVPDFSFILYDLSRYTDEDIKGEILLKVALLVMKHIFDEELAPKLPGIFGLFVELISKDTGLKYIETLLKYILSGTESVNEKDLASALNQVAGPKGEAIIMTAAERLMQIGREEGIQQGMQQGILKGSVESLAEGLELAISIKFGEAPETKTAMDIIRSIDDPSRLRDLKHLVKDSKNIKELLASLIS from the coding sequence ATGGAAAATAAGAACAATAGAGTCCAGAATCCGCATGACAAATTCTTCAAGGAAACCTGGACAAATCCAGAAGTGGCAAGAAACTTCATGGGACACTATCTGCCTTCTGAAATTGTTTCAGCGATGAACCTTGACTCTCTTGAAATCTGCAAGGATTCTTTTGTGACAGAGGAGCTCGGAGAGTTTTTCTCTGATATACTGTATAAAATCGGCATTGGCGACGAATCAGGTTATGTTTATTTTCTTTTCGAGCATAAAAGCTATCCTGATGCTGGAATTCATTTTCAGTTATTACAGTATATTGTCGAAATCTGGAGACAACACAGAAAGGAAAACAAATCCGGCAAACTGCCTCCAATAATACCGCTTGTGCTTTATCACAGTGAAAAGAGATGGGAAGTTGACACCAAATTTTCATCCGCAGTTATACTGCCGAATGAAAACTTTCTTCAATTTGTCCCTGACTTCAGCTTTATTCTATATGATCTTTCCAGATATACCGATGAAGATATTAAGGGCGAGATTCTTTTAAAAGTTGCTCTTCTTGTCATGAAGCATATATTTGATGAAGAACTTGCACCAAAGCTTCCCGGGATATTCGGGCTGTTCGTGGAGCTTATTTCAAAAGACACGGGCTTGAAATATATAGAAACATTGCTTAAATATATTTTAAGTGGGACAGAATCCGTAAACGAAAAGGATTTGGCCTCTGCGCTCAACCAGGTGGCCGGACCAAAGGGAGAAGCAATAATTATGACAGCAGCTGAAAGACTTATGCAGATAGGCAGGGAAGAGGGCATACAACAAGGAATGCAGCAGGGCATTCTAAAAGGTTCTGTTGAAAGTCTTGCTGAAGGGCTTGAGCTTGCCATATCCATAAAATTCGGCGAGGCGCCTGAAACAAAAACTGCCATGGATATCATCAGGTCAATCGATGATCCGTCAAGGCTTAGGGATCTCAAGCACCTTGTCAAAGACTCAAAAAACATTAAAGAACTGCTGGCCAGCCTGATTTCATAA